The Oligoflexus sp. sequence ACGTGCCGGATCGAGAATGGGGGCATCATCCCCCAGCGGTTTCTCCACCAGGTGAATCGAGATAAAGCGCAGGGTTTTGTGGCTTTTGTTCCAGCAGCTGGGGCCGCGAGCCGTTATTTCAAGCCCCTGATGGATTTACGCCTCGCCCTTGAAGAGTTGAACCAGGATAAAGTCGAAGTCCAGCACAAGAGCCTGAAACAGCAGAATGCCGTGAATTGGCCTTTGCCCTTGCACCTCAACCAGTTCATCCATCAGGACCGCTGCCCCCGCATCACGCCCGAACAGGCGAAAATCCTCATCGAAGAGATCGATCTGCCCAAGGCTCTTCTTCCCTGCTGGAAAGATGGCCCCACCTTTCTGCAGATGAAGCAGCAGGAGCACGAAAAAATCCATGGCATGCTCGCCGAGTATTACGTCGCGCCTTTGGATCAATCCGCGCCCTTCGCCGAGCACCTGAATGAAAGAAGTCAGGACAATGAGCGTCCGCGCTATTTCCTGGAGCAGGGCAAGCAGCTGTCGACGCTGCGCTTTCGTCCCGATGGAATGCCCTACCGCACACCCGAGGGCAAATTATCCATCGTACCGGCCGGTCATGGGATGCTGGTGAAGCTCTTTCCCGAGATTCGGAAGAAAACCCCTGACGCGCATTCGCTTTTCATTCGCAATATCGACAATGTCAACGGCTGGAACTCGGACGTCCTTCAGGAAACCGAACTCTTCCTCGTCCAGCATCAGATGGTTTTAGGCACGCTCCGCAGCATTCGGGAGAGCCTTCACAAGGATGATCTGAATACCGCCGCGCAACTGGCCGAAGATCTTTTGCAGAACATGGTGAATCCAAGGCCGATGCCGGCCAGCTCCTGGCTCAAGGAGCTGGAAAAACCCTGGCAGCCCCTTTGGAAGCTCCTCGTGCAGGGCTTTCATTGCCCCGAATCCCACGCGCAAAGGATGCGCAGGAATCATCAGGACAAGCGCGCGCTCAAGGAACTTTACGATAGGCCGCTGAACACCCTCGGCCAGGTCCCGAACAGCGGGAAGGATGTGGGCGGCACAGCAGTTTTTGCCCACACCAAGGACGGTGACGTCAGTATCTGCCTTGAACTGCCGCATGCCAGCGCCGTGGATAAAAAGCGCTTCCTGGAAGATCCGACGAAGGCCACCCACTTCAATCCGGTCTTCGTCGCGGCCGAGATTCCGGTGAACCCGCGCGCCTATGATCTTGAGCAATGTCCATTCTGGATTCTCGCCGAAAAAACCATGCTGGGGGAACCCGTGGTTTATCACGAGATCGTGCTTTATGAAGTGATCGGCAATAGTCTGACGGCGAATGTCCTTTTTCCCGAGATTTCCCGGAAATTGTTTCATCCCCACAAGACTCTGCTCGACGGTGTGAAACCCACGACTTAAAACCTCGCATTGTCCGCTGAGGGGTTTTGTCCGCCAGTCCTTTGACGAAGTGGCAAACCCCTGACACCCCAAACCAGCCAAGACTTACCCCAGGCAGAGCTTGCGCAGCACCCGTACTGCAAGGTTTACCCGTTGAAGAAGGGCTTAAACCCTACCTAGAATGGTAATAGATAACCCCAACCATTCTCGGAAGGAGTTCTTTGATGGGTCCGCAAGTCGGCAAGTCGGTCTTTAAGAAAGCTCTTGTGGAGCTGGGTCATGACCCAGGTAACTACGAAGGCAAACGTGTGACTCTGGGTGGAATGTGTGAGCTTTATGAGCTGGACCAGGACTTTGTGCTGGACGCCATCGACAGGAAGGAAATCGCAGCGCATTACGACTACTACCATGACACCATCTGGGTTGATGCTCTGGATGCTGCTCATTTCTACTACTGCTACCTGAGTCGTGAGAAGCTCTTTAATCCTTGAGGCAGACTGGGTTCATACCCAGCCCCAGGGAAGAAAGCTGCTGACATTTCAGGACGATCGAGGTATATGAAGGTTCCGCCCTTGGAAAAAAGGGCGGAGAATCCTGCCTGCACCCAACTGAGGTCAACGTATCATGTCTTTGCTGGCCCGACTCAACCTCAATTATCTACGCATTTTTCTCGTGGTGTATCGTACGCGCAGTATGACTTTGGCAGCCAAGCAGTTGCATTTGACTCAATCGGGAGTCAGTCAGCAGATCAAGTCGCTGGAAGATACGCTCGGTATTATCCTCTTTGATCGTATCAACCGGAAAATCATCCCAACCGATGAAGCTGAACAGCTCTATGCCGAGTGTTCCCGGCGTCTGGACGATCTGGAGAATACGCTGCGGCAGATATCCAATCAGGACAATGAGCTTCAGGGTCGCGTCAAAGTTGGAATCTCGCCGTCCCTTCGCGAGCGTCGGATCACCGAGCTGCTCGCGGAATTCGGACGGCAGCATCCCAAAGTGAAATTCGACATGCGGGTGGGATTGGCGAATGAGCTGAGCACCTGGTTTGAAAAGGGCCGGCTCGACTTCGCCTTTGCCGACGCCTTCGTCAACGAACCCAATATCGAATTCGATGAGGTCGCGAGCGATCCTTACGACCTTATCTGTCACGAGGACTTTCTCCAGCAGTTCAAGGAAGGCGATGAGCTTTTCGATAACTACTGTCGCATGCCCTTCGTGAATTACGTGGAGGCCCCGGAGCTTCTGAACGCCTGGTTCAAGAAGAACTTCAACCGCCTGCCGAAGGAACTCGATGTCCGCTGCACCGTGATGGATCATCACGCCGTGGCCGATTTCGTTCGGGAGGGCATGGGCGCGGGCCTTCTGCCGGAGGCGAGCCTGCAGAGCCTGCTCAATCGCGAGCCGAAATTGCGTCGTCTGCATGTGAAGGCCACCGTTTCGAATCGGATTCGAGTGGCCTACCTACGGAAGCGTACCATGGGCCTGGCGGCGAAGATCTGCCTGCAATGGATTTCGGAACAGATGGGCAAAGCCTCGCTTCCCGCTTCCGACAAGGCCGACAAGTAATTCACGCCTTAAAGTCAGCGAACAGCTGACTTGCACAGAATTCAGGAGCAATAAGGCGAGCTTATTACAATTACCAAGATTAAATAATTTCACAGCTTTATGAAGCAACGATAAAGTGGCCATAAGAACGACCAAGTGGGTAGGAAGGCGGCCACCTTTACTTCAAAAAAGCTCTCCGGTATACAAATGTTCACCCGAAAGTTCCCGATATCTGCTGCCCCTTCCTCCCGCATGACACATCCGTAGCTGCAGCCCATGCATCGCCCCCATATTTCTCTTGATTCCCTGTCTCATTCCAAGCATCTCCATAAAGCAAGCTGATCCCCGGCACATTTAACGTGAAAAGGGTTTCCATGTCGTCTTATCGTTTGATCGTCGATGCCGAACGATCCTCGCTCTTCACTGGTCTCGGTCCGCCCCGTCTTGTGACGTCCCTGCAGCTTCATCTCTTCCCCGCCTGTCAGGGCCCCATACCCGGCACGATAAGGCAACAGATTCTGGCCATCAACAGCGCGGGCGCCACAGCCCTCGCCGTTCCAGAGC is a genomic window containing:
- a CDS encoding DUF4301 family protein, with translation MLKGMTVAEVRELNLDVHDIQIHQQRISEGVKNRDDLFVPIEDTCRIENGGIIPQRFLHQVNRDKAQGFVAFVPAAGAASRYFKPLMDLRLALEELNQDKVEVQHKSLKQQNAVNWPLPLHLNQFIHQDRCPRITPEQAKILIEEIDLPKALLPCWKDGPTFLQMKQQEHEKIHGMLAEYYVAPLDQSAPFAEHLNERSQDNERPRYFLEQGKQLSTLRFRPDGMPYRTPEGKLSIVPAGHGMLVKLFPEIRKKTPDAHSLFIRNIDNVNGWNSDVLQETELFLVQHQMVLGTLRSIRESLHKDDLNTAAQLAEDLLQNMVNPRPMPASSWLKELEKPWQPLWKLLVQGFHCPESHAQRMRRNHQDKRALKELYDRPLNTLGQVPNSGKDVGGTAVFAHTKDGDVSICLELPHASAVDKKRFLEDPTKATHFNPVFVAAEIPVNPRAYDLEQCPFWILAEKTMLGEPVVYHEIVLYEVIGNSLTANVLFPEISRKLFHPHKTLLDGVKPTT
- a CDS encoding LysR family transcriptional regulator, with amino-acid sequence MSLLARLNLNYLRIFLVVYRTRSMTLAAKQLHLTQSGVSQQIKSLEDTLGIILFDRINRKIIPTDEAEQLYAECSRRLDDLENTLRQISNQDNELQGRVKVGISPSLRERRITELLAEFGRQHPKVKFDMRVGLANELSTWFEKGRLDFAFADAFVNEPNIEFDEVASDPYDLICHEDFLQQFKEGDELFDNYCRMPFVNYVEAPELLNAWFKKNFNRLPKELDVRCTVMDHHAVADFVREGMGAGLLPEASLQSLLNREPKLRRLHVKATVSNRIRVAYLRKRTMGLAAKICLQWISEQMGKASLPASDKADK